One segment of Brassica napus cultivar Da-Ae chromosome C3, Da-Ae, whole genome shotgun sequence DNA contains the following:
- the LOC106384532 gene encoding uncharacterized protein LOC106384532 isoform X8 has protein sequence MAAATARAQALSLLAAANNHGDLAVKLSSLRQVKEILLSLEPSLSAEIFPYLTELHSSREILVRKSLLEIIEEVGLRMLDHSYALVTVLLVLARDEDPIVAKKAVSVGTAFYRSILEEMALQIFEAFFHHRGKVDRWVGELWTWMVKFKDVVFSTALEPGSVGVKVLALKFMETFILLFTPDASDPENFSNEGSRQMFNISWLAGGHPILNSATLLSEANRTFGILQDLVQSAGRLPGALTVAVVSCLIIK, from the exons ATGGCTGCCGCGACAGCCAGGGCGCAGGcgctctctctcctcgccgctGCCAACAACCACGGCGATTTGGCGGTGAAGCTCTCGTCTCTCAGACAGGTGAAGGAGATATTGCTCTCGCTCGAGCCCTCTCTCTCCGCCGAGATTTTCCCCTATCTCACAGAACTCCACTCGTCTCGTGAAATCCTAGTTCGCAAATCCCTTCTCGA GATCATTGAGGAGGTTGGTTTGAGGATGCTGGATCATTCTTATGCTCTAGTGACTGTCTTGCTAGTCTTAGCAAGGGATGAGGATCCGATTGTTGCAAAGAAAGCTGTTTCTGTTGGCACAGCTTTCTATCGCAGCATCTTGGAGGAGATGGCACTGCAG ATCTTTGAGGCTTTT TTTCATCATCGTGGTAAAGTTGATCGTTGGGTTGGGGAACTATGGACATGGATGGTTAAGTTCAAAGATGTTGTCTTTTCTACTGCATTGGAG CCTGGTAGCGTAGGGGTGAAAGTTTTGGCGCTAAAGTTTATGGAGACGTTTATTTTGCTATTTACTCCTGATGCATCTGATCCTGAGAATTTTTCCAACGAAG GGAGTAGGCAGATGTTTAACATATCCTGGCTTGCTGGCGGTCACCCCATTCTAAATTCAGCAACGCTTTTGTCTGAAGCAAATAGAACATTTGGTATCTTACAAGATCTCGTACAGTCGGCTGGTCGTTTACCGGGTGCACTGACGGTAGCTGTTGTTAGTTG TCTCATAATCAAATAA
- the LOC106384532 gene encoding uncharacterized protein LOC106384532 isoform X4 produces the protein MAAATARAQALSLLAAANNHGDLAVKLSSLRQVKEILLSLEPSLSAEIFPYLTELHSSREILVRKSLLEIIEEVGLRMLDHSYALVTVLLVLARDEDPIVAKKAVSVGTAFYRSILEEMALQIFEAFFHHRGKVDRWVGELWTWMVKFKDVVFSTALEPGSVGVKVLALKFMETFILLFTPDASDPENFSNEGSRQMFNISWLAGGHPILNSATLLSEANRTFGILQDLVQSAGRLPGALTVAVVSWSYHQFKPYDIVAAN, from the exons ATGGCTGCCGCGACAGCCAGGGCGCAGGcgctctctctcctcgccgctGCCAACAACCACGGCGATTTGGCGGTGAAGCTCTCGTCTCTCAGACAGGTGAAGGAGATATTGCTCTCGCTCGAGCCCTCTCTCTCCGCCGAGATTTTCCCCTATCTCACAGAACTCCACTCGTCTCGTGAAATCCTAGTTCGCAAATCCCTTCTCGA GATCATTGAGGAGGTTGGTTTGAGGATGCTGGATCATTCTTATGCTCTAGTGACTGTCTTGCTAGTCTTAGCAAGGGATGAGGATCCGATTGTTGCAAAGAAAGCTGTTTCTGTTGGCACAGCTTTCTATCGCAGCATCTTGGAGGAGATGGCACTGCAG ATCTTTGAGGCTTTT TTTCATCATCGTGGTAAAGTTGATCGTTGGGTTGGGGAACTATGGACATGGATGGTTAAGTTCAAAGATGTTGTCTTTTCTACTGCATTGGAG CCTGGTAGCGTAGGGGTGAAAGTTTTGGCGCTAAAGTTTATGGAGACGTTTATTTTGCTATTTACTCCTGATGCATCTGATCCTGAGAATTTTTCCAACGAAG GGAGTAGGCAGATGTTTAACATATCCTGGCTTGCTGGCGGTCACCCCATTCTAAATTCAGCAACGCTTTTGTCTGAAGCAAATAGAACATTTGGTATCTTACAAGATCTCGTACAGTCGGCTGGTCGTTTACCGGGTGCACTGACGGTAGCTGTTGTTAGTTG GTCATATCACCAGTTCAAACCATATGATATAGTTGCAGCTAACTGA
- the LOC106384532 gene encoding uncharacterized protein LOC106384532 isoform X5: MAAATARAQALSLLAAANNHGDLAVKLSSLRQVKEILLSLEPSLSAEIFPYLTELHSSREILVRKSLLEIIEEVGLRMLDHSYALVTVLLVLARDEDPIVAKKAVSVGTAFYRSILEEMALQIFEAFFHHRGKVDRWVGELWTWMVKFKDVVFSTALEPGSVGVKVLALKFMETFILLFTPDASDPENFSNEGSRQMFNISWLAGGHPILNSATLLSEANRTFGILQDLVQSAGRLPGALTVAVVSCMETGHITSSNHMI, translated from the exons ATGGCTGCCGCGACAGCCAGGGCGCAGGcgctctctctcctcgccgctGCCAACAACCACGGCGATTTGGCGGTGAAGCTCTCGTCTCTCAGACAGGTGAAGGAGATATTGCTCTCGCTCGAGCCCTCTCTCTCCGCCGAGATTTTCCCCTATCTCACAGAACTCCACTCGTCTCGTGAAATCCTAGTTCGCAAATCCCTTCTCGA GATCATTGAGGAGGTTGGTTTGAGGATGCTGGATCATTCTTATGCTCTAGTGACTGTCTTGCTAGTCTTAGCAAGGGATGAGGATCCGATTGTTGCAAAGAAAGCTGTTTCTGTTGGCACAGCTTTCTATCGCAGCATCTTGGAGGAGATGGCACTGCAG ATCTTTGAGGCTTTT TTTCATCATCGTGGTAAAGTTGATCGTTGGGTTGGGGAACTATGGACATGGATGGTTAAGTTCAAAGATGTTGTCTTTTCTACTGCATTGGAG CCTGGTAGCGTAGGGGTGAAAGTTTTGGCGCTAAAGTTTATGGAGACGTTTATTTTGCTATTTACTCCTGATGCATCTGATCCTGAGAATTTTTCCAACGAAG GGAGTAGGCAGATGTTTAACATATCCTGGCTTGCTGGCGGTCACCCCATTCTAAATTCAGCAACGCTTTTGTCTGAAGCAAATAGAACATTTGGTATCTTACAAGATCTCGTACAGTCGGCTGGTCGTTTACCGGGTGCACTGACGGTAGCTGTTGTTAGTTG CATGGAGACAGGTCATATCACCAGTTCAAACCATATGATATAG
- the LOC106384532 gene encoding uncharacterized protein LOC106384532 isoform X2, whose product MAAATARAQALSLLAAANNHGDLAVKLSSLRQVKEILLSLEPSLSAEIFPYLTELHSSREILVRKSLLEIIEEVGLRMLDHSYALVTVLLVLARDEDPIVAKKAVSVGTAFYRSILEEMALQIFEAFFHHRGKVDRWVGELWTWMVKFKDVVFSTALEPGSVGVKVLALKFMETFILLFTPDASDPENFSNEGSRQMFNISWLAGGHPILNSATLLSEANRTFGILQDLVQSAGRLPGALTVAVVSCLAVVARKRPVHYNTVLSVLLDFHPNLVTVKGCHAASVQYSIRTALLGFLRCTSSPMIESRDKLLRALRAMNASDVADQAVRQVDKLIRNNERFARENWSGKSNQAISHPNSWDLSKKRKMSQGEDDTINGEAAPKRLRHNTNMHLTPQVKISDSPRGPVSINGISPANHPSDSEPTPVEQMVSMIGALLAEGDRGAASFDILISQLHPDMLADIVITSMKHLPSSPPTLTTSLATPADIVDSMRSPTLQPQLPFDPTLPAGLSVSDVPSLNSAVADPRRDPRRDPRRTDPRRLNSSVGEGKEPVPVQMDISTLPGYPLSVPAVTAGASSSVHLTTKEHSQNKVGGSSIIRIVDQPDCREDLFTAPGECVYPSKGKSSLDVPHSPCKDDEGIRETKFAGSERKCRDDLVSIPDFDQHSPSESGPDFDLQPPVASDITAEEESYRELASVPSYVELTTEQSETVGKLALERIIESDRHVCGFDCNKIRMPLIARLIAKIDAGNDVAAILREHISVDHREFKGHELVLHILYHLHSMANLDTDETSSYAAVYENFLITVARSFLDALPASDKSFSRLFGEAPHLPDSAIKLLDELCSTRHERTGREISDSERVTQGLGAVWSLILVRPNERKAFLAIALNCSVHSEEDIRAKAIRLVTNKLYHLTYISEHVEKFATDMLLTAVNSEADLSQTGFIAEGIKTEAKSQITSTIDSPSSRTSDTHSQQDLQTSRDVSVLSFAEAQRLISLFFALCKKKPSLLRLVFEVYGKAPKTVIQAFHRHIPILIRELGSSYKELLHIISDPPKGSENLLTLVLQILTQEVAPSSDLIATVKHLYDTKLKDVSILIPLLSSLTKDEVLPIFPPLLNLSPEKFQLALGHILQGSAHTGPALTPAEVLIAIHEVVPEKGGPPLKKITDACSACFEQRTVFTQQVLAKALGQMVDRTPLPLLFMRTVIQAIDAFPTLVDVVMEILSKLVNRQIWRLPKLWPGFLKCVSQTQPHSFPVLLELPMPQLESIMKKFPDLRPSLATYANQPTIRASLPNPALSVLGLENGQDSRSQMHPSDAASSIHGAALT is encoded by the exons ATGGCTGCCGCGACAGCCAGGGCGCAGGcgctctctctcctcgccgctGCCAACAACCACGGCGATTTGGCGGTGAAGCTCTCGTCTCTCAGACAGGTGAAGGAGATATTGCTCTCGCTCGAGCCCTCTCTCTCCGCCGAGATTTTCCCCTATCTCACAGAACTCCACTCGTCTCGTGAAATCCTAGTTCGCAAATCCCTTCTCGA GATCATTGAGGAGGTTGGTTTGAGGATGCTGGATCATTCTTATGCTCTAGTGACTGTCTTGCTAGTCTTAGCAAGGGATGAGGATCCGATTGTTGCAAAGAAAGCTGTTTCTGTTGGCACAGCTTTCTATCGCAGCATCTTGGAGGAGATGGCACTGCAG ATCTTTGAGGCTTTT TTTCATCATCGTGGTAAAGTTGATCGTTGGGTTGGGGAACTATGGACATGGATGGTTAAGTTCAAAGATGTTGTCTTTTCTACTGCATTGGAG CCTGGTAGCGTAGGGGTGAAAGTTTTGGCGCTAAAGTTTATGGAGACGTTTATTTTGCTATTTACTCCTGATGCATCTGATCCTGAGAATTTTTCCAACGAAG GGAGTAGGCAGATGTTTAACATATCCTGGCTTGCTGGCGGTCACCCCATTCTAAATTCAGCAACGCTTTTGTCTGAAGCAAATAGAACATTTGGTATCTTACAAGATCTCGTACAGTCGGCTGGTCGTTTACCGGGTGCACTGACGGTAGCTGTTGTTAGTTG TCTTGCGGTGGTAGCGAGGAAGAGGCCTGTCCACTACAACACTGTCCTTTCTGTTCTGCTGGATTTTCACCCAAATCTTGTGACAGTAAAGGGGTGCCATGCTGCAAGCGTTCAGTATTCCATTAGAACTGCCTTACTGGGATTTCTTAGATGTACTTCCTCACCTATGATAGAG TCAAGAGACAAGCTTCTTAGAGCGCTTCGAGCAATGAATGCTTCAGATGTTGCTGATCAAGCTGTCCGTCAAGTTGATAAATTGATCAGAAATAATGAGCGCTTTGCACGTGAAAATTGGTCAGGCAAG AGTAACCAGGCGATTAGTCACCCAAATTCTTGGGATTTGTCAAAGAAACGAAAAATGTCCCAGGGTGAAGATGATACAATCAATGGAGAGGCTGCTCCGAAGCGCTTACGCCATAATACTAACATGCATTTGACTCCGCAAGTTAAAATAAGTGATTCTCCACGTGGACCGGTCTCTATCAATGGCATATCCCCTGCAAACCATCCTTCGGACAGTGAGCCGACTCCAGTGGAACAAATGGTTTCTATGATTGGTGCTTTGCTTGCTGAAGGAGACAGAGGAGCTGCATCATTTGATATTCTCATTTCTCAGCTCCATCCAGATATGCTCGCTGATATTGTAATAACAAGCATGAAACACTTGCCTAGTAGCCCTCCTACATTGACAACTTCACTGGCTACTCCGGCGGATATCGTGGATTCCATGCGTTCCCCAACTCTTCAGCCACAACTTCCTTTTGATCCAACCCTTCCTGCGGGGTTATCAGTTTCCGATGTGCCTAGTTTGAATAGCGCAGTTGCCGACCCTAGACGTGACCCAAGAAGG GATCCCCGTCGCACGGATCCAAGACGTTTAAATTCATCTGTAGGTGAAGGTAAAGAACCAGTCCCAGTTCAGATGGACATCTCGACCTTACCAGGCTATCCACTTTCGGTTCCTGCTGTCACGGCAGGGGCTAGTAGTTCAGTGCATCTAACAACAAAAGAGCATAGCCAAAACAAGGTGGGGGGAAGTTCAATTATCAGAATAGTTGATCAGCCTGATTGCAGGGAGGATTTGTTTACTGCTCCCGGCGAGTGTGTTTATCCCTCAAAGGGCAAATCATCTTTAGATGTTCCACACTCTCCTTGCAAGGATGATGAAGGGATCAGAGAAACAAAGTTTGCAGGTTCTGAAAGAAAGTGCAGGGATGATCTGGTGTCTATCCCAGATTTTGATCAACATTCGCCTTCAGAATCAGGCCCAGATTTTGATCTACAACCCCCTGTTGCGTCAGACATTACTGCAGAAGAGGAAAGCTATCGAGAGTTGGCATCTGTTCCATCATATGTTGAACTTACCACAGAACAAAGCGAAACTGTTGGAAAGTTGGCTTTAGAAAGGATAATTGAATCAGATAGACATGTCTGCGGGTTTGATTGTAACAAGATACGCATGCCATTGATTGCCCGATTGATTGCTAAA ATCGATGCTGGCAATGATGTTGCAGCCATACTAAGAGAGCATATTAGTGTGGATCATCGGGAATTCAAG GGGCATGAACttgttttacatattttgtACCATCTGCATTCTATGGCGAATCTGGACACAGATGAAACCTCTTCCTATGCTGCTGTGTATGAAAATTTTCTCATAACAGTG GCAAGATCATTTCTGGATGCTCTTCCTGCTTCCGACAAGTCTTTCAGCAGACTTTTTGGAGAAGCTCCACATCTACCTGATTCTGCCATAAAGCTACTGGATGAACTCTGCTCCACTCGTCATGAACGAACTGGAAGAGAAATCAGTGATAGTGAGCGTGTTACCCAAGGGCTTGGTGCGGTTTGGAGCTTAATTCTAGTGCGTCCAAATGAGCGAAAAGCATTCTTAGCCATAGCATTGAAT TGTTCTGTTCATTCCGAAGAAGACATCCGTGCAAAAGCTATTCGACTT GTCACGAACAAACTGTATCACCTTACATACATTTCAGAGCATGTTGAGAAATTTGCAACAGATATGTTGCTGACTGCTGTGAATTCTGAGGCAGATCTCTCACAGACTGGTTTTATTGCAGAAGGAATTAAAACAGAG GCTAAAAGTCAGATAACTTCGACAATCGACTCTCCATCTTCTAGAACCTCCGATACTCACTCTCAGCAGGATCTACAAACTTCTCGTGATGTTTCTGTTTTATCATTTGCTGAAGCTCAGAGACTTATTTCTCTGTTCTTTGCTCTATGTAAAAAG AAACCTAGTCTCCTACGACTTGTCTTTGAAGTTTACGGGAAAGCTCCAAAAACAGTAATCCAG GCTTTTCATCGACATATACCTATCTTGATACGAGAATTAGGTTCATCTTATAAGGAACTGCTCCATATAATATCTGATCCTCCTAAGGGAAGTGAAAATTTATTGACATTG GTGTTGCAAATATTGACACAAGAAGTGGCACCTTCGTCGGATTTGATTGCTACCGTAAAGCATCTATATGACACTAAGCTAAAG GATGTTTCAATTCTTATTCCGTTGCTTTCTTCACTCACTAAAGACGAG GTTTTGCCTATCTTTCCGCCACTTCTTAATCTTTCACCTGAGAAGTTCCAACTTGCACTAGGTCATATATTACAG GGTTCTGCTCACACAGGTCCGGCCCTTACACCTGCCGAGGTACTGATTGCTATCCACGAGGTTGTTCCTGAGAAGGGTGGGCCACCACTGAAAAAG ATAACAGATGCATGTTCAGCTTGCTTTGAACAACGCACTGTTTTCACGCAGCAAGTCTTAGCAAAGGCTCTCGGTCAGATG GTTGATCGAACACCTCTTCCTTTACTCTTCATGAGAACAGTAATTCAGGCAATCGATGCTTTCCCAACACTG gTTGACGTTGTCATGGAAATCCTTTCCAAGTTAGTGAATAGGCAG ATCTGGAGACTGCCAAAACTGTGGCCTGGCTTCTTGAAATGTGTGTCTCAGACACAGCCACATTCATTCCCTGTCTTGTTGGAG TTGCCAATGCCTCAACTCGAAAGTATCATGAAGAAGTTTCCTGATCTAAGACCTTCTCTTGCTACTTATGCGAATCAGCCAACTATCAGAGCTTCTCTACCAAA TCCAGCTCTTTCAGTTCTTGGGCTTGAAAATGGGCAAGATTCACGTTCGCAAATGCACCCTTCAGATGCAGCTTCTTCTATTCATGGGGCAGCCTTAACGTGA
- the LOC106384532 gene encoding uncharacterized protein LOC106384532 isoform X1 — MAAATARAQALSLLAAANNHGDLAVKLSSLRQVKEILLSLEPSLSAEIFPYLTELHSSREILVRKSLLEIIEEVGLRMLDHSYALVTVLLVLARDEDPIVAKKAVSVGTAFYRSILEEMALQIFEAFFHHRGKVDRWVGELWTWMVKFKDVVFSTALEPGSVGVKVLALKFMETFILLFTPDASDPENFSNEGSRQMFNISWLAGGHPILNSATLLSEANRTFGILQDLVQSAGRLPGALTVAVVSCLAVVARKRPVHYNTVLSVLLDFHPNLVTVKGCHAASVQYSIRTALLGFLRCTSSPMIESRDKLLRALRAMNASDVADQAVRQVDKLIRNNERFARENWSGKSNQAISHPNSWDLSKKRKMSQGEDDTINGEAAPKRLRHNTNMHLTPQVKISDSPRGPVSINGISPANHPSDSEPTPVEQMVSMIGALLAEGDRGAASFDILISQLHPDMLADIVITSMKHLPSSPPTLTTSLATPADIVDSMRSPTLQPQLPFDPTLPAGLSVSDVPSLNSAVADPRRDPRRDPRRTDPRRLNSSVGEGKEPVPVQMDISTLPGYPLSVPAVTAGASSSVHLTTKEHSQNKVGGSSIIRIVDQPDCREDLFTAPGECVYPSKGKSSLDVPHSPCKDDEGIRETKFAGSERKCRDDLVSIPDFDQHSPSESGPDFDLQPPVASDITAEEESYRELASVPSYVELTTEQSETVGKLALERIIESDRHVCGFDCNKIRMPLIARLIAKIDAGNDVAAILREHISVDHREFKGHELVLHILYHLHSMANLDTDETSSYAAVYENFLITVARSFLDALPASDKSFSRLFGEAPHLPDSAIKLLDELCSTRHERTGREISDSERVTQGLGAVWSLILVRPNERKAFLAIALNCSVHSEEDIRAKAIRLVTNKLYHLTYISEHVEKFATDMLLTAVNSEADLSQTGFIAEGIKTEAKSQITSTIDSPSSRTSDTHSQQDLQTSRDVSVLSFAEAQRLISLFFALCKKKPSLLRLVFEVYGKAPKTVIQAFHRHIPILIRELGSSYKELLHIISDPPKGSENLLTLVLQILTQEVAPSSDLIATVKHLYDTKLKDVSILIPLLSSLTKDEVLPIFPPLLNLSPEKFQLALGHILQGSAHTGPALTPAEVLIAIHEVVPEKGGPPLKKITDACSACFEQRTVFTQQVLAKALGQMVDRTPLPLLFMRTVIQAIDAFPTLVDVVMEILSKLVNRQIWRLPKLWPGFLKCVSQTQPHSFPVLLELPMPQLESIMKKFPDLRPSLATYANQPTIRASLPNSFSSWA, encoded by the exons ATGGCTGCCGCGACAGCCAGGGCGCAGGcgctctctctcctcgccgctGCCAACAACCACGGCGATTTGGCGGTGAAGCTCTCGTCTCTCAGACAGGTGAAGGAGATATTGCTCTCGCTCGAGCCCTCTCTCTCCGCCGAGATTTTCCCCTATCTCACAGAACTCCACTCGTCTCGTGAAATCCTAGTTCGCAAATCCCTTCTCGA GATCATTGAGGAGGTTGGTTTGAGGATGCTGGATCATTCTTATGCTCTAGTGACTGTCTTGCTAGTCTTAGCAAGGGATGAGGATCCGATTGTTGCAAAGAAAGCTGTTTCTGTTGGCACAGCTTTCTATCGCAGCATCTTGGAGGAGATGGCACTGCAG ATCTTTGAGGCTTTT TTTCATCATCGTGGTAAAGTTGATCGTTGGGTTGGGGAACTATGGACATGGATGGTTAAGTTCAAAGATGTTGTCTTTTCTACTGCATTGGAG CCTGGTAGCGTAGGGGTGAAAGTTTTGGCGCTAAAGTTTATGGAGACGTTTATTTTGCTATTTACTCCTGATGCATCTGATCCTGAGAATTTTTCCAACGAAG GGAGTAGGCAGATGTTTAACATATCCTGGCTTGCTGGCGGTCACCCCATTCTAAATTCAGCAACGCTTTTGTCTGAAGCAAATAGAACATTTGGTATCTTACAAGATCTCGTACAGTCGGCTGGTCGTTTACCGGGTGCACTGACGGTAGCTGTTGTTAGTTG TCTTGCGGTGGTAGCGAGGAAGAGGCCTGTCCACTACAACACTGTCCTTTCTGTTCTGCTGGATTTTCACCCAAATCTTGTGACAGTAAAGGGGTGCCATGCTGCAAGCGTTCAGTATTCCATTAGAACTGCCTTACTGGGATTTCTTAGATGTACTTCCTCACCTATGATAGAG TCAAGAGACAAGCTTCTTAGAGCGCTTCGAGCAATGAATGCTTCAGATGTTGCTGATCAAGCTGTCCGTCAAGTTGATAAATTGATCAGAAATAATGAGCGCTTTGCACGTGAAAATTGGTCAGGCAAG AGTAACCAGGCGATTAGTCACCCAAATTCTTGGGATTTGTCAAAGAAACGAAAAATGTCCCAGGGTGAAGATGATACAATCAATGGAGAGGCTGCTCCGAAGCGCTTACGCCATAATACTAACATGCATTTGACTCCGCAAGTTAAAATAAGTGATTCTCCACGTGGACCGGTCTCTATCAATGGCATATCCCCTGCAAACCATCCTTCGGACAGTGAGCCGACTCCAGTGGAACAAATGGTTTCTATGATTGGTGCTTTGCTTGCTGAAGGAGACAGAGGAGCTGCATCATTTGATATTCTCATTTCTCAGCTCCATCCAGATATGCTCGCTGATATTGTAATAACAAGCATGAAACACTTGCCTAGTAGCCCTCCTACATTGACAACTTCACTGGCTACTCCGGCGGATATCGTGGATTCCATGCGTTCCCCAACTCTTCAGCCACAACTTCCTTTTGATCCAACCCTTCCTGCGGGGTTATCAGTTTCCGATGTGCCTAGTTTGAATAGCGCAGTTGCCGACCCTAGACGTGACCCAAGAAGG GATCCCCGTCGCACGGATCCAAGACGTTTAAATTCATCTGTAGGTGAAGGTAAAGAACCAGTCCCAGTTCAGATGGACATCTCGACCTTACCAGGCTATCCACTTTCGGTTCCTGCTGTCACGGCAGGGGCTAGTAGTTCAGTGCATCTAACAACAAAAGAGCATAGCCAAAACAAGGTGGGGGGAAGTTCAATTATCAGAATAGTTGATCAGCCTGATTGCAGGGAGGATTTGTTTACTGCTCCCGGCGAGTGTGTTTATCCCTCAAAGGGCAAATCATCTTTAGATGTTCCACACTCTCCTTGCAAGGATGATGAAGGGATCAGAGAAACAAAGTTTGCAGGTTCTGAAAGAAAGTGCAGGGATGATCTGGTGTCTATCCCAGATTTTGATCAACATTCGCCTTCAGAATCAGGCCCAGATTTTGATCTACAACCCCCTGTTGCGTCAGACATTACTGCAGAAGAGGAAAGCTATCGAGAGTTGGCATCTGTTCCATCATATGTTGAACTTACCACAGAACAAAGCGAAACTGTTGGAAAGTTGGCTTTAGAAAGGATAATTGAATCAGATAGACATGTCTGCGGGTTTGATTGTAACAAGATACGCATGCCATTGATTGCCCGATTGATTGCTAAA ATCGATGCTGGCAATGATGTTGCAGCCATACTAAGAGAGCATATTAGTGTGGATCATCGGGAATTCAAG GGGCATGAACttgttttacatattttgtACCATCTGCATTCTATGGCGAATCTGGACACAGATGAAACCTCTTCCTATGCTGCTGTGTATGAAAATTTTCTCATAACAGTG GCAAGATCATTTCTGGATGCTCTTCCTGCTTCCGACAAGTCTTTCAGCAGACTTTTTGGAGAAGCTCCACATCTACCTGATTCTGCCATAAAGCTACTGGATGAACTCTGCTCCACTCGTCATGAACGAACTGGAAGAGAAATCAGTGATAGTGAGCGTGTTACCCAAGGGCTTGGTGCGGTTTGGAGCTTAATTCTAGTGCGTCCAAATGAGCGAAAAGCATTCTTAGCCATAGCATTGAAT TGTTCTGTTCATTCCGAAGAAGACATCCGTGCAAAAGCTATTCGACTT GTCACGAACAAACTGTATCACCTTACATACATTTCAGAGCATGTTGAGAAATTTGCAACAGATATGTTGCTGACTGCTGTGAATTCTGAGGCAGATCTCTCACAGACTGGTTTTATTGCAGAAGGAATTAAAACAGAG GCTAAAAGTCAGATAACTTCGACAATCGACTCTCCATCTTCTAGAACCTCCGATACTCACTCTCAGCAGGATCTACAAACTTCTCGTGATGTTTCTGTTTTATCATTTGCTGAAGCTCAGAGACTTATTTCTCTGTTCTTTGCTCTATGTAAAAAG AAACCTAGTCTCCTACGACTTGTCTTTGAAGTTTACGGGAAAGCTCCAAAAACAGTAATCCAG GCTTTTCATCGACATATACCTATCTTGATACGAGAATTAGGTTCATCTTATAAGGAACTGCTCCATATAATATCTGATCCTCCTAAGGGAAGTGAAAATTTATTGACATTG GTGTTGCAAATATTGACACAAGAAGTGGCACCTTCGTCGGATTTGATTGCTACCGTAAAGCATCTATATGACACTAAGCTAAAG GATGTTTCAATTCTTATTCCGTTGCTTTCTTCACTCACTAAAGACGAG GTTTTGCCTATCTTTCCGCCACTTCTTAATCTTTCACCTGAGAAGTTCCAACTTGCACTAGGTCATATATTACAG GGTTCTGCTCACACAGGTCCGGCCCTTACACCTGCCGAGGTACTGATTGCTATCCACGAGGTTGTTCCTGAGAAGGGTGGGCCACCACTGAAAAAG ATAACAGATGCATGTTCAGCTTGCTTTGAACAACGCACTGTTTTCACGCAGCAAGTCTTAGCAAAGGCTCTCGGTCAGATG GTTGATCGAACACCTCTTCCTTTACTCTTCATGAGAACAGTAATTCAGGCAATCGATGCTTTCCCAACACTG gTTGACGTTGTCATGGAAATCCTTTCCAAGTTAGTGAATAGGCAG ATCTGGAGACTGCCAAAACTGTGGCCTGGCTTCTTGAAATGTGTGTCTCAGACACAGCCACATTCATTCCCTGTCTTGTTGGAG TTGCCAATGCCTCAACTCGAAAGTATCATGAAGAAGTTTCCTGATCTAAGACCTTCTCTTGCTACTTATGCGAATCAGCCAACTATCAGAGCTTCTCTACCAAA CTCTTTCAGTTCTTGGGCTTGA